The following coding sequences lie in one Opisthocomus hoazin isolate bOpiHoa1 chromosome 7, bOpiHoa1.hap1, whole genome shotgun sequence genomic window:
- the KLC1 gene encoding kinesin light chain 1 isoform X1, whose protein sequence is MYENMSTMVYLKEEKLEKLTQDEIIAKTKQVINGLEALKNEHNSILQSLLETLKCLKKDDETNLVEEKSNMIRKSLEMLELGLSEAQVMMALSNHLNAVESEKQKLRAQVRRLCQENQWLRDELANTQQKLQKSEQSVAQLEEEKKHLEFMNQLKKYDDDISPSEDKDTDSTKEPLDDLFPNDEDDQGQGIQQQHSSAAAAAQQGGYEIPARLRTLHNLVIQYASQGRYEVAVPLCKQALEDLEKTSGHDHPDVATMLNILALVYRDQNKYKDAANLLNDALAIREKTLGKDHPAVAATLNNLAVLYGKRGKYKEAEPLCKRALEIREKVLGKDHPDVAKQLNNLALLCQNQGKYEEVEYYYQRALEIYQTKLGPDDPNVAKTKNNLASCYLKQGKFKQAETLYKEILTRAHEREFGSVDDENKPIWMHAEEREECKGKQKDGTSFGEYGGWYKACKVDSPTVTTTLKNLGALYRRQGKFEAAETLEEAAMRSRKQGLDNVHKQRVAEVLNDPESIEKRRSRESLNVDVVKYESGPDGGEEVSMSVEWNGDGTGSLKRSGSFSKLRASIRRSSEKLVRKLKGGSSRDSEPKNPGMKRASSLNVLNMGGKATEDHFQERNNCLTDSRALSVSQTDLAH, encoded by the exons ATGTATGAAAACATGTCCACAATGGTGTATTTAAAGGAAGAGAAGTTGGAGAAGCTCACTCAGGATGAAATCATTGCCAAAACTAAGCAAGTGATTAATGGACTAGAGGCACTGAAGAATGAACACAATTCAATTTTACAGAGCTTACTTGAAACACTGAAATGTTTGAAGAAAGATGATGAAACTAATCTGGTTGAAGAAAAGTCAAACATGATTCGAAAGTCACTGGAAATGCTGGAACTTGGCCTAAGTGAAGCACAG GTAATGATGGCCTTGTCAAATCACTTAAATGCAGTGGAATCAGAGAAGCAGAAATTGCGTGCTCAGGTTCGCCGGCTATGCCAGGAAAATCAGTGGCTACGGGATGAACTAGCCAATACACAACAGAAACTACAGAAAAGTGAGCAATCTGTGGCTCaactggaggaagaaaagaaacatctaGAATTCAtgaatcaattaaaaaaatatgacgATGATATTTCACCATCA GAGGATAAAGATACAGATTCCACCAAAGAGCCTTTGGATGACTTATTTCCCAATGACGAAGATGACCAAGGACAAGGAA TTCAACAGCAGCATAgcagtgcagcagctgctgcccagcaaggTGGCTATGAAATCCCAGCAAGGTTAAGGACCCTTCATAACCTTGTTATTCAGTACGCTTCCCAAGGCAGATATGAGGTTGCTGTACCACTCTGTAAACAAGCTCTTGAAGATCTGGAGAAGACTTCGGGTCACGATCATCCTGATGTTGCCACTATGTTGAACATACTTGCTTTGGTGTACAG AGACCAGAACAAATACAAAGATGCTGCAAATCTCCTGAATGATGCCTTGGCCATCCGTGAAAAGACTTTGGGCAAAGATCATCCAGCG GTAGCAGCAACTCTAAACAATCTTGCAGTACTTTATGGTAAACGGGGAAAGTACAAAGAAGCTGAACCGTTGTGTAAGCGAGCTCTGGAAATTAGAGAGAAG GTTCTGGGGAAAGATCACCCTGATGTTGCCAAACAATTAAATAACTTGGCTTTACTATGCCAGAACCAGGGTAAATATGAGGAGGTTGAATACTACTATCAGAGGGCACTGGAGATCTACCAAACTAAGCTGGGGCCAGATGATCCAAATGTTGCGAAAACAAAGAATAACCTG GCCTCCTGCTATCTAAAACAGGGCAAATTTAAGCAAGCGGAAACTTTATACAAAGAGATTCTTACTCGCGCTCATGAACGGGAATTTGGCTCTGTAGATG ATGAAAATAAGCCTATCTGGATGCATGCGGAAGAGAGGGAAGAATGCAAA GGAAAGCAAAAAGATGGCACATCTTTTGGAGAATATGGTGGCTGGTACAAAGCTTGCAAAGTTGACAG tccAACAGTAACAACTACCTTAAAGAACCTTGGGGCACTTTACAGACGACAGGGCAAATTTGAAGCTGCTGAAACGTTAGAAGAGGCAGCAATGAGATCTCGTAAACAG GGTCTTGACAATGTTCACAAACAGAGAGTTGCTGAAGTGCTGAATGACCCTGAGAGCATAGAAAAAAGGCGAAGCCGAGAAAGCCTCAACGTTGATGTGGTAAAGTACGAGAGTGGTCCTGATGGAGGCGAGGAAGTGAGTATGAGCGTAGAATGGAATGGG GATGGCACTGGATCTTTAAAACGCAGTGGTTCCTTTAGCAAACTTCGTGCTTCCATTAGACGCAGCAGTGAGAAGCTGGTTAGAAAGCTGAAGGGAGGAAGTTCACGAGACAGTGAACCAAAGAATCCAGG CATGAAGCGTGCCAGTTCTCTGAATGTTCTTAACATGGGTGGCAAGGCTACTGAAGATCATTTTCAA GAACGAAATAATTGTCTGACAGACTCAAGAGCTCTGAGTGTCAGTCAGACTGATTTGGCGCATTGA
- the KLC1 gene encoding kinesin light chain 1 isoform X4 gives MYENMSTMVYLKEEKLEKLTQDEIIAKTKQVINGLEALKNEHNSILQSLLETLKCLKKDDETNLVEEKSNMIRKSLEMLELGLSEAQVMMALSNHLNAVESEKQKLRAQVRRLCQENQWLRDELANTQQKLQKSEQSVAQLEEEKKHLEFMNQLKKYDDDISPSEDKDTDSTKEPLDDLFPNDEDDQGQGIQQQHSSAAAAAQQGGYEIPARLRTLHNLVIQYASQGRYEVAVPLCKQALEDLEKTSGHDHPDVATMLNILALVYRDQNKYKDAANLLNDALAIREKTLGKDHPAVAATLNNLAVLYGKRGKYKEAEPLCKRALEIREKVLGKDHPDVAKQLNNLALLCQNQGKYEEVEYYYQRALEIYQTKLGPDDPNVAKTKNNLASCYLKQGKFKQAETLYKEILTRAHEREFGSVDDENKPIWMHAEEREECKGKQKDGTSFGEYGGWYKACKVDSPTVTTTLKNLGALYRRQGKFEAAETLEEAAMRSRKQGLDNVHKQRVAEVLNDPESIEKRRSRESLNVDVVKYESGPDGGEEDGTGSLKRSGSFSKLRASIRRSSEKLVRKLKGGSSRDSEPKNPGNEIIV, from the exons ATGTATGAAAACATGTCCACAATGGTGTATTTAAAGGAAGAGAAGTTGGAGAAGCTCACTCAGGATGAAATCATTGCCAAAACTAAGCAAGTGATTAATGGACTAGAGGCACTGAAGAATGAACACAATTCAATTTTACAGAGCTTACTTGAAACACTGAAATGTTTGAAGAAAGATGATGAAACTAATCTGGTTGAAGAAAAGTCAAACATGATTCGAAAGTCACTGGAAATGCTGGAACTTGGCCTAAGTGAAGCACAG GTAATGATGGCCTTGTCAAATCACTTAAATGCAGTGGAATCAGAGAAGCAGAAATTGCGTGCTCAGGTTCGCCGGCTATGCCAGGAAAATCAGTGGCTACGGGATGAACTAGCCAATACACAACAGAAACTACAGAAAAGTGAGCAATCTGTGGCTCaactggaggaagaaaagaaacatctaGAATTCAtgaatcaattaaaaaaatatgacgATGATATTTCACCATCA GAGGATAAAGATACAGATTCCACCAAAGAGCCTTTGGATGACTTATTTCCCAATGACGAAGATGACCAAGGACAAGGAA TTCAACAGCAGCATAgcagtgcagcagctgctgcccagcaaggTGGCTATGAAATCCCAGCAAGGTTAAGGACCCTTCATAACCTTGTTATTCAGTACGCTTCCCAAGGCAGATATGAGGTTGCTGTACCACTCTGTAAACAAGCTCTTGAAGATCTGGAGAAGACTTCGGGTCACGATCATCCTGATGTTGCCACTATGTTGAACATACTTGCTTTGGTGTACAG AGACCAGAACAAATACAAAGATGCTGCAAATCTCCTGAATGATGCCTTGGCCATCCGTGAAAAGACTTTGGGCAAAGATCATCCAGCG GTAGCAGCAACTCTAAACAATCTTGCAGTACTTTATGGTAAACGGGGAAAGTACAAAGAAGCTGAACCGTTGTGTAAGCGAGCTCTGGAAATTAGAGAGAAG GTTCTGGGGAAAGATCACCCTGATGTTGCCAAACAATTAAATAACTTGGCTTTACTATGCCAGAACCAGGGTAAATATGAGGAGGTTGAATACTACTATCAGAGGGCACTGGAGATCTACCAAACTAAGCTGGGGCCAGATGATCCAAATGTTGCGAAAACAAAGAATAACCTG GCCTCCTGCTATCTAAAACAGGGCAAATTTAAGCAAGCGGAAACTTTATACAAAGAGATTCTTACTCGCGCTCATGAACGGGAATTTGGCTCTGTAGATG ATGAAAATAAGCCTATCTGGATGCATGCGGAAGAGAGGGAAGAATGCAAA GGAAAGCAAAAAGATGGCACATCTTTTGGAGAATATGGTGGCTGGTACAAAGCTTGCAAAGTTGACAG tccAACAGTAACAACTACCTTAAAGAACCTTGGGGCACTTTACAGACGACAGGGCAAATTTGAAGCTGCTGAAACGTTAGAAGAGGCAGCAATGAGATCTCGTAAACAG GGTCTTGACAATGTTCACAAACAGAGAGTTGCTGAAGTGCTGAATGACCCTGAGAGCATAGAAAAAAGGCGAAGCCGAGAAAGCCTCAACGTTGATGTGGTAAAGTACGAGAGTGGTCCTGATGGAGGCGAGGAA GATGGCACTGGATCTTTAAAACGCAGTGGTTCCTTTAGCAAACTTCGTGCTTCCATTAGACGCAGCAGTGAGAAGCTGGTTAGAAAGCTGAAGGGAGGAAGTTCACGAGACAGTGAACCAAAGAATCCAGG GAACGAAATAATTGTCTGA
- the KLC1 gene encoding kinesin light chain 1 isoform X5: MYENMSTMVYLKEEKLEKLTQDEIIAKTKQVINGLEALKNEHNSILQSLLETLKCLKKDDETNLVEEKSNMIRKSLEMLELGLSEAQVMMALSNHLNAVESEKQKLRAQVRRLCQENQWLRDELANTQQKLQKSEQSVAQLEEEKKHLEFMNQLKKYDDDISPSEDKDTDSTKEPLDDLFPNDEDDQGQGIQQQHSSAAAAAQQGGYEIPARLRTLHNLVIQYASQGRYEVAVPLCKQALEDLEKTSGHDHPDVATMLNILALVYRDQNKYKDAANLLNDALAIREKTLGKDHPAVAATLNNLAVLYGKRGKYKEAEPLCKRALEIREKVLGKDHPDVAKQLNNLALLCQNQGKYEEVEYYYQRALEIYQTKLGPDDPNVAKTKNNLASCYLKQGKFKQAETLYKEILTRAHEREFGSVDDENKPIWMHAEEREECKGKQKDGTSFGEYGGWYKACKVDSPTVTTTLKNLGALYRRQGKFEAAETLEEAAMRSRKQGLDNVHKQRVAEVLNDPESIEKRRSRESLNVDVVKYESGPDGGEEVSMSVEWNGA; encoded by the exons ATGTATGAAAACATGTCCACAATGGTGTATTTAAAGGAAGAGAAGTTGGAGAAGCTCACTCAGGATGAAATCATTGCCAAAACTAAGCAAGTGATTAATGGACTAGAGGCACTGAAGAATGAACACAATTCAATTTTACAGAGCTTACTTGAAACACTGAAATGTTTGAAGAAAGATGATGAAACTAATCTGGTTGAAGAAAAGTCAAACATGATTCGAAAGTCACTGGAAATGCTGGAACTTGGCCTAAGTGAAGCACAG GTAATGATGGCCTTGTCAAATCACTTAAATGCAGTGGAATCAGAGAAGCAGAAATTGCGTGCTCAGGTTCGCCGGCTATGCCAGGAAAATCAGTGGCTACGGGATGAACTAGCCAATACACAACAGAAACTACAGAAAAGTGAGCAATCTGTGGCTCaactggaggaagaaaagaaacatctaGAATTCAtgaatcaattaaaaaaatatgacgATGATATTTCACCATCA GAGGATAAAGATACAGATTCCACCAAAGAGCCTTTGGATGACTTATTTCCCAATGACGAAGATGACCAAGGACAAGGAA TTCAACAGCAGCATAgcagtgcagcagctgctgcccagcaaggTGGCTATGAAATCCCAGCAAGGTTAAGGACCCTTCATAACCTTGTTATTCAGTACGCTTCCCAAGGCAGATATGAGGTTGCTGTACCACTCTGTAAACAAGCTCTTGAAGATCTGGAGAAGACTTCGGGTCACGATCATCCTGATGTTGCCACTATGTTGAACATACTTGCTTTGGTGTACAG AGACCAGAACAAATACAAAGATGCTGCAAATCTCCTGAATGATGCCTTGGCCATCCGTGAAAAGACTTTGGGCAAAGATCATCCAGCG GTAGCAGCAACTCTAAACAATCTTGCAGTACTTTATGGTAAACGGGGAAAGTACAAAGAAGCTGAACCGTTGTGTAAGCGAGCTCTGGAAATTAGAGAGAAG GTTCTGGGGAAAGATCACCCTGATGTTGCCAAACAATTAAATAACTTGGCTTTACTATGCCAGAACCAGGGTAAATATGAGGAGGTTGAATACTACTATCAGAGGGCACTGGAGATCTACCAAACTAAGCTGGGGCCAGATGATCCAAATGTTGCGAAAACAAAGAATAACCTG GCCTCCTGCTATCTAAAACAGGGCAAATTTAAGCAAGCGGAAACTTTATACAAAGAGATTCTTACTCGCGCTCATGAACGGGAATTTGGCTCTGTAGATG ATGAAAATAAGCCTATCTGGATGCATGCGGAAGAGAGGGAAGAATGCAAA GGAAAGCAAAAAGATGGCACATCTTTTGGAGAATATGGTGGCTGGTACAAAGCTTGCAAAGTTGACAG tccAACAGTAACAACTACCTTAAAGAACCTTGGGGCACTTTACAGACGACAGGGCAAATTTGAAGCTGCTGAAACGTTAGAAGAGGCAGCAATGAGATCTCGTAAACAG GGTCTTGACAATGTTCACAAACAGAGAGTTGCTGAAGTGCTGAATGACCCTGAGAGCATAGAAAAAAGGCGAAGCCGAGAAAGCCTCAACGTTGATGTGGTAAAGTACGAGAGTGGTCCTGATGGAGGCGAGGAAGTGAGTATGAGCGTAGAATGGAATGGG GCCTAG
- the KLC1 gene encoding kinesin light chain 1 isoform X6, with translation MYENMSTMVYLKEEKLEKLTQDEIIAKTKQVINGLEALKNEHNSILQSLLETLKCLKKDDETNLVEEKSNMIRKSLEMLELGLSEAQVMMALSNHLNAVESEKQKLRAQVRRLCQENQWLRDELANTQQKLQKSEQSVAQLEEEKKHLEFMNQLKKYDDDISPSEDKDTDSTKEPLDDLFPNDEDDQGQGIQQQHSSAAAAAQQGGYEIPARLRTLHNLVIQYASQGRYEVAVPLCKQALEDLEKTSGHDHPDVATMLNILALVYRDQNKYKDAANLLNDALAIREKTLGKDHPAVAATLNNLAVLYGKRGKYKEAEPLCKRALEIREKVLGKDHPDVAKQLNNLALLCQNQGKYEEVEYYYQRALEIYQTKLGPDDPNVAKTKNNLASCYLKQGKFKQAETLYKEILTRAHEREFGSVDDENKPIWMHAEEREECKGKQKDGTSFGEYGGWYKACKVDSPTVTTTLKNLGALYRRQGKFEAAETLEEAAMRSRKQGLDNVHKQRVAEVLNDPESIEKRRSRESLNVDVVKYESGPDGGEEA, from the exons ATGTATGAAAACATGTCCACAATGGTGTATTTAAAGGAAGAGAAGTTGGAGAAGCTCACTCAGGATGAAATCATTGCCAAAACTAAGCAAGTGATTAATGGACTAGAGGCACTGAAGAATGAACACAATTCAATTTTACAGAGCTTACTTGAAACACTGAAATGTTTGAAGAAAGATGATGAAACTAATCTGGTTGAAGAAAAGTCAAACATGATTCGAAAGTCACTGGAAATGCTGGAACTTGGCCTAAGTGAAGCACAG GTAATGATGGCCTTGTCAAATCACTTAAATGCAGTGGAATCAGAGAAGCAGAAATTGCGTGCTCAGGTTCGCCGGCTATGCCAGGAAAATCAGTGGCTACGGGATGAACTAGCCAATACACAACAGAAACTACAGAAAAGTGAGCAATCTGTGGCTCaactggaggaagaaaagaaacatctaGAATTCAtgaatcaattaaaaaaatatgacgATGATATTTCACCATCA GAGGATAAAGATACAGATTCCACCAAAGAGCCTTTGGATGACTTATTTCCCAATGACGAAGATGACCAAGGACAAGGAA TTCAACAGCAGCATAgcagtgcagcagctgctgcccagcaaggTGGCTATGAAATCCCAGCAAGGTTAAGGACCCTTCATAACCTTGTTATTCAGTACGCTTCCCAAGGCAGATATGAGGTTGCTGTACCACTCTGTAAACAAGCTCTTGAAGATCTGGAGAAGACTTCGGGTCACGATCATCCTGATGTTGCCACTATGTTGAACATACTTGCTTTGGTGTACAG AGACCAGAACAAATACAAAGATGCTGCAAATCTCCTGAATGATGCCTTGGCCATCCGTGAAAAGACTTTGGGCAAAGATCATCCAGCG GTAGCAGCAACTCTAAACAATCTTGCAGTACTTTATGGTAAACGGGGAAAGTACAAAGAAGCTGAACCGTTGTGTAAGCGAGCTCTGGAAATTAGAGAGAAG GTTCTGGGGAAAGATCACCCTGATGTTGCCAAACAATTAAATAACTTGGCTTTACTATGCCAGAACCAGGGTAAATATGAGGAGGTTGAATACTACTATCAGAGGGCACTGGAGATCTACCAAACTAAGCTGGGGCCAGATGATCCAAATGTTGCGAAAACAAAGAATAACCTG GCCTCCTGCTATCTAAAACAGGGCAAATTTAAGCAAGCGGAAACTTTATACAAAGAGATTCTTACTCGCGCTCATGAACGGGAATTTGGCTCTGTAGATG ATGAAAATAAGCCTATCTGGATGCATGCGGAAGAGAGGGAAGAATGCAAA GGAAAGCAAAAAGATGGCACATCTTTTGGAGAATATGGTGGCTGGTACAAAGCTTGCAAAGTTGACAG tccAACAGTAACAACTACCTTAAAGAACCTTGGGGCACTTTACAGACGACAGGGCAAATTTGAAGCTGCTGAAACGTTAGAAGAGGCAGCAATGAGATCTCGTAAACAG GGTCTTGACAATGTTCACAAACAGAGAGTTGCTGAAGTGCTGAATGACCCTGAGAGCATAGAAAAAAGGCGAAGCCGAGAAAGCCTCAACGTTGATGTGGTAAAGTACGAGAGTGGTCCTGATGGAGGCGAGGAA GCCTAG
- the KLC1 gene encoding kinesin light chain 1 isoform X3, with amino-acid sequence MYENMSTMVYLKEEKLEKLTQDEIIAKTKQVINGLEALKNEHNSILQSLLETLKCLKKDDETNLVEEKSNMIRKSLEMLELGLSEAQVMMALSNHLNAVESEKQKLRAQVRRLCQENQWLRDELANTQQKLQKSEQSVAQLEEEKKHLEFMNQLKKYDDDISPSEDKDTDSTKEPLDDLFPNDEDDQGQGIQQQHSSAAAAAQQGGYEIPARLRTLHNLVIQYASQGRYEVAVPLCKQALEDLEKTSGHDHPDVATMLNILALVYRDQNKYKDAANLLNDALAIREKTLGKDHPAVAATLNNLAVLYGKRGKYKEAEPLCKRALEIREKVLGKDHPDVAKQLNNLALLCQNQGKYEEVEYYYQRALEIYQTKLGPDDPNVAKTKNNLASCYLKQGKFKQAETLYKEILTRAHEREFGSVDDENKPIWMHAEEREECKGKQKDGTSFGEYGGWYKACKVDSPTVTTTLKNLGALYRRQGKFEAAETLEEAAMRSRKQGLDNVHKQRVAEVLNDPESIEKRRSRESLNVDVVKYESGPDGGEEVSMSVEWNGDGTGSLKRSGSFSKLRASIRRSSEKLVRKLKGGSSRDSEPKNPGNEIIV; translated from the exons ATGTATGAAAACATGTCCACAATGGTGTATTTAAAGGAAGAGAAGTTGGAGAAGCTCACTCAGGATGAAATCATTGCCAAAACTAAGCAAGTGATTAATGGACTAGAGGCACTGAAGAATGAACACAATTCAATTTTACAGAGCTTACTTGAAACACTGAAATGTTTGAAGAAAGATGATGAAACTAATCTGGTTGAAGAAAAGTCAAACATGATTCGAAAGTCACTGGAAATGCTGGAACTTGGCCTAAGTGAAGCACAG GTAATGATGGCCTTGTCAAATCACTTAAATGCAGTGGAATCAGAGAAGCAGAAATTGCGTGCTCAGGTTCGCCGGCTATGCCAGGAAAATCAGTGGCTACGGGATGAACTAGCCAATACACAACAGAAACTACAGAAAAGTGAGCAATCTGTGGCTCaactggaggaagaaaagaaacatctaGAATTCAtgaatcaattaaaaaaatatgacgATGATATTTCACCATCA GAGGATAAAGATACAGATTCCACCAAAGAGCCTTTGGATGACTTATTTCCCAATGACGAAGATGACCAAGGACAAGGAA TTCAACAGCAGCATAgcagtgcagcagctgctgcccagcaaggTGGCTATGAAATCCCAGCAAGGTTAAGGACCCTTCATAACCTTGTTATTCAGTACGCTTCCCAAGGCAGATATGAGGTTGCTGTACCACTCTGTAAACAAGCTCTTGAAGATCTGGAGAAGACTTCGGGTCACGATCATCCTGATGTTGCCACTATGTTGAACATACTTGCTTTGGTGTACAG AGACCAGAACAAATACAAAGATGCTGCAAATCTCCTGAATGATGCCTTGGCCATCCGTGAAAAGACTTTGGGCAAAGATCATCCAGCG GTAGCAGCAACTCTAAACAATCTTGCAGTACTTTATGGTAAACGGGGAAAGTACAAAGAAGCTGAACCGTTGTGTAAGCGAGCTCTGGAAATTAGAGAGAAG GTTCTGGGGAAAGATCACCCTGATGTTGCCAAACAATTAAATAACTTGGCTTTACTATGCCAGAACCAGGGTAAATATGAGGAGGTTGAATACTACTATCAGAGGGCACTGGAGATCTACCAAACTAAGCTGGGGCCAGATGATCCAAATGTTGCGAAAACAAAGAATAACCTG GCCTCCTGCTATCTAAAACAGGGCAAATTTAAGCAAGCGGAAACTTTATACAAAGAGATTCTTACTCGCGCTCATGAACGGGAATTTGGCTCTGTAGATG ATGAAAATAAGCCTATCTGGATGCATGCGGAAGAGAGGGAAGAATGCAAA GGAAAGCAAAAAGATGGCACATCTTTTGGAGAATATGGTGGCTGGTACAAAGCTTGCAAAGTTGACAG tccAACAGTAACAACTACCTTAAAGAACCTTGGGGCACTTTACAGACGACAGGGCAAATTTGAAGCTGCTGAAACGTTAGAAGAGGCAGCAATGAGATCTCGTAAACAG GGTCTTGACAATGTTCACAAACAGAGAGTTGCTGAAGTGCTGAATGACCCTGAGAGCATAGAAAAAAGGCGAAGCCGAGAAAGCCTCAACGTTGATGTGGTAAAGTACGAGAGTGGTCCTGATGGAGGCGAGGAAGTGAGTATGAGCGTAGAATGGAATGGG GATGGCACTGGATCTTTAAAACGCAGTGGTTCCTTTAGCAAACTTCGTGCTTCCATTAGACGCAGCAGTGAGAAGCTGGTTAGAAAGCTGAAGGGAGGAAGTTCACGAGACAGTGAACCAAAGAATCCAGG GAACGAAATAATTGTCTGA
- the KLC1 gene encoding kinesin light chain 1 isoform X2, translating to MYENMSTMVYLKEEKLEKLTQDEIIAKTKQVINGLEALKNEHNSILQSLLETLKCLKKDDETNLVEEKSNMIRKSLEMLELGLSEAQVMMALSNHLNAVESEKQKLRAQVRRLCQENQWLRDELANTQQKLQKSEQSVAQLEEEKKHLEFMNQLKKYDDDISPSEDKDTDSTKEPLDDLFPNDEDDQGQGIQQQHSSAAAAAQQGGYEIPARLRTLHNLVIQYASQGRYEVAVPLCKQALEDLEKTSGHDHPDVATMLNILALVYRDQNKYKDAANLLNDALAIREKTLGKDHPAVAATLNNLAVLYGKRGKYKEAEPLCKRALEIREKVLGKDHPDVAKQLNNLALLCQNQGKYEEVEYYYQRALEIYQTKLGPDDPNVAKTKNNLASCYLKQGKFKQAETLYKEILTRAHEREFGSVDDENKPIWMHAEEREECKGKQKDGTSFGEYGGWYKACKVDSPTVTTTLKNLGALYRRQGKFEAAETLEEAAMRSRKQGLDNVHKQRVAEVLNDPESIEKRRSRESLNVDVVKYESGPDGGEEDGTGSLKRSGSFSKLRASIRRSSEKLVRKLKGGSSRDSEPKNPGMKRASSLNVLNMGGKATEDHFQERNNCLTDSRALSVSQTDLAH from the exons ATGTATGAAAACATGTCCACAATGGTGTATTTAAAGGAAGAGAAGTTGGAGAAGCTCACTCAGGATGAAATCATTGCCAAAACTAAGCAAGTGATTAATGGACTAGAGGCACTGAAGAATGAACACAATTCAATTTTACAGAGCTTACTTGAAACACTGAAATGTTTGAAGAAAGATGATGAAACTAATCTGGTTGAAGAAAAGTCAAACATGATTCGAAAGTCACTGGAAATGCTGGAACTTGGCCTAAGTGAAGCACAG GTAATGATGGCCTTGTCAAATCACTTAAATGCAGTGGAATCAGAGAAGCAGAAATTGCGTGCTCAGGTTCGCCGGCTATGCCAGGAAAATCAGTGGCTACGGGATGAACTAGCCAATACACAACAGAAACTACAGAAAAGTGAGCAATCTGTGGCTCaactggaggaagaaaagaaacatctaGAATTCAtgaatcaattaaaaaaatatgacgATGATATTTCACCATCA GAGGATAAAGATACAGATTCCACCAAAGAGCCTTTGGATGACTTATTTCCCAATGACGAAGATGACCAAGGACAAGGAA TTCAACAGCAGCATAgcagtgcagcagctgctgcccagcaaggTGGCTATGAAATCCCAGCAAGGTTAAGGACCCTTCATAACCTTGTTATTCAGTACGCTTCCCAAGGCAGATATGAGGTTGCTGTACCACTCTGTAAACAAGCTCTTGAAGATCTGGAGAAGACTTCGGGTCACGATCATCCTGATGTTGCCACTATGTTGAACATACTTGCTTTGGTGTACAG AGACCAGAACAAATACAAAGATGCTGCAAATCTCCTGAATGATGCCTTGGCCATCCGTGAAAAGACTTTGGGCAAAGATCATCCAGCG GTAGCAGCAACTCTAAACAATCTTGCAGTACTTTATGGTAAACGGGGAAAGTACAAAGAAGCTGAACCGTTGTGTAAGCGAGCTCTGGAAATTAGAGAGAAG GTTCTGGGGAAAGATCACCCTGATGTTGCCAAACAATTAAATAACTTGGCTTTACTATGCCAGAACCAGGGTAAATATGAGGAGGTTGAATACTACTATCAGAGGGCACTGGAGATCTACCAAACTAAGCTGGGGCCAGATGATCCAAATGTTGCGAAAACAAAGAATAACCTG GCCTCCTGCTATCTAAAACAGGGCAAATTTAAGCAAGCGGAAACTTTATACAAAGAGATTCTTACTCGCGCTCATGAACGGGAATTTGGCTCTGTAGATG ATGAAAATAAGCCTATCTGGATGCATGCGGAAGAGAGGGAAGAATGCAAA GGAAAGCAAAAAGATGGCACATCTTTTGGAGAATATGGTGGCTGGTACAAAGCTTGCAAAGTTGACAG tccAACAGTAACAACTACCTTAAAGAACCTTGGGGCACTTTACAGACGACAGGGCAAATTTGAAGCTGCTGAAACGTTAGAAGAGGCAGCAATGAGATCTCGTAAACAG GGTCTTGACAATGTTCACAAACAGAGAGTTGCTGAAGTGCTGAATGACCCTGAGAGCATAGAAAAAAGGCGAAGCCGAGAAAGCCTCAACGTTGATGTGGTAAAGTACGAGAGTGGTCCTGATGGAGGCGAGGAA GATGGCACTGGATCTTTAAAACGCAGTGGTTCCTTTAGCAAACTTCGTGCTTCCATTAGACGCAGCAGTGAGAAGCTGGTTAGAAAGCTGAAGGGAGGAAGTTCACGAGACAGTGAACCAAAGAATCCAGG CATGAAGCGTGCCAGTTCTCTGAATGTTCTTAACATGGGTGGCAAGGCTACTGAAGATCATTTTCAA GAACGAAATAATTGTCTGACAGACTCAAGAGCTCTGAGTGTCAGTCAGACTGATTTGGCGCATTGA